One window from the genome of Mugil cephalus isolate CIBA_MC_2020 chromosome 23, CIBA_Mcephalus_1.1, whole genome shotgun sequence encodes:
- the LOC125001154 gene encoding cilia and flagella-associated protein 47-like isoform X5: MDGSCVRVDPPFVEFSDVKVGQVYRVSVTATNVGKTSKKISIEKPRSKLFRFTSSSPAGVVAPGLSVSGLLEFTPEEEEEVRDHLLIHTDDADTLKIPLRGLPRACSLVMDSMLDFGCVVASSQVISKQHPITNRGSAPGLFQVQYTGDSSLRISPSTGIIAAGATQWLKAELRTDRPRQIEEKALVKLQNRSAVVLSIRAELVDQQLELFDLQGNPLSCLWFGPVYFGTSCVESVVLRNNSPQACDWVCQLQDSVAGTEVGSNLQKTTDAALLERGEKCNRAPCDVSQVFVCVPKYGRLGPYEEMTVKLRFSPVCKSAMTRQDYCLFLLFQTVRRKHGFTNHNADSSVELAVTGSGFSVSLVPSPSDRFDFLRCAKGQRVDLHCALQNLCPQLPVAFRFRKIAHFTAEPSAGSIAPGQRQDVVLSFSARQQGSFQVCQKLDVLGHVVCQSNDNATEDGTELKICSFHAITLHLSAVCCSETTQPVPKLNHGTNAPGSWPHVRCSDLARCREVAPAAVLSADKTRLHRHRGERSRDAEEDGFLAFPNDRPCSIRPASSHGQYRTIFTGVPRYRYVDTSYAFTADEEEQRQRHRQNYADFIRQLRQARVQKIEERRQGDVEDDVDIGIIPSQGLVPPTLGISDLERPKISETKPNYKHGSPETKRRCLQDKISGQSKVGSQQVSKVMRAVPCTSQEMADCYRNLTAMELYQVDIGPLLVDFGAVCVNSVCVQKLVLANRLSAHVWVQVEVDCPELQGSSPLSHVLPPRSHTTLPLTFQTNKLGPFYRPVSYSINRKHPGQILVRAQVVPLALELSTNLLVLRPDPNLLAASGYRSSVTLRNPCNHAAEFTWRPVVTERGILFSVRPATGVVEPYSELDCEVVWHPSFSSPSEGDFDLCVQDGNSERLHCVAEVGATSVQLAEKHIVFESVPLNMPSTRTAVLHNTGRNHAYYQVLDVCPLPGMVVSPCEGVVPSRGQATLKIHFNPDCVMKFDARVEIALRNMKSAELRVGGSVEPPNVDISVSHFQFYGVHAGSRRLIPFALTNHSSAAARVALDLSEHKNFSVRLPRPSEKRESGWSVVDIQAHQTADCSLSFSPSQMATYYFDLPMMVNGVRWPASSLHPFPTQSSLSSSSSSSLRTSSSRRHVVKTFSHPSSSTQQAPCVQATVLCAPLEMSPSSLEFHVEPQFENYTKEVELKAAGEESACWRGATGGRVDWWFGCNGGGEEELCTASPPGGSLGPGQSVSVVISIRTEAVRKGCDRVTKLSLPLYLGRKGEEATGEEETPQPYRELSVIVTDWHPSITFHPPQILLTPAPLDRDSAATLTLLAAGYPSGTRLSAEVDDVEAEDGTRVRPVSVAFPAGDTVAARDADQAAHGSTLQCSVSFCSAVPLSLCTTITFTDHLHNRFKVKLCAVADNCVLTAWPYMALHNSKQQIVLKTGATAVEATFQLYETPSPASVQTSSPSSFDHNSSASKNSESLSDSDSLGRRASGDTNSCACRGTPANLSVPRFPAADTEEGLYHLNVLLAVERWFSLFGWPGAPYPITVPHTLRRVASKIQTNHSNGRTYRVSQSKDSRSVVDMLHHLTGKQIPGIPRCQTFSSDAEQRTNQLLQQHEAMLTFLRVQGASLCHIRPEYLLDALEFKHWCSTQSNKESAEHGLDYSNVDFESLSKRSWTDVLLQIYKVLVLRRVSKSSRNTTLSRKDVGGILPVGSQPLASNIYSSWELQLLSWLNMHYQSMRKSIWDAGEAPSDRWIVNFDLDLTDGVVLAALLAAHCPYLIRSHFRRMYTRASSLEQILHNNIIVAQALTVLGLNINIQPIDLSDPNPVQMLILCVHLYERLPQYVPTHTITLSGDLHSTFSKQVRLKSSSSKPVKYQAYLLGEDAHLFSLPDGNVVTIPPKSSAELTVQFGCSFLQPMEAVLLLVSTSTFGLCRTTLTFGLKTHVTHITPTNTVKCKSPCYQMKVIRVPLINTFNEEATFRVVLVESTFNPLEPDTKKCSLVQQASFKANAEKTAEEASGEEMEAGGEDSEFLSSVRSVCLKSGQEDTLSISYLPFSTGTKYCSVLLVCPKVGDMVYIVKATSELPLPSPVTARPSSNVVSKPRNSDTAVCVSVISLQCEVGQVCEEVLRVPRINMMWEQALAIWGQHFMSADERRRRELTHTLRSSTVRAAAAARKLSGRLLLRGMSQRKAVEYTVEASLPQYFTLPSTVTIPIQENTNISWENPAECGYVDVPLRFQADTEGELRCQVVLKSWCDTRVYLLEALVTRKVVSFHLDLSSPARRSVTHHIPLHNDTQQDWKFQAEVSGVGFSGPDVLNVPAGTKAYYPLTFCPATQCTFMGKLSLRNDRGGAERLFTLRGVGEHPLPEDRVVLHCPVGKTTHTQLNVPNYSHDKLTLKVVTDLSVVSGAPSLKIEPGRSAPFALAVSPWKRGKQTGSVSFVETRHMQGGDKKDKGDALGRYEVRFSLEIVCEPAAPVEVIHIQCVTQSSVAIEIPVNNPGGEPLMLDVDVEGGDMSGGRSVSLPPRGTVTYKASFSPSGVGKSTGSVVFQSELVGEFWYQLELYALPPPLVTLPQASCQLGKWTRLNIPVVNPTAEPLELTVSNTNPRNYTLLEMESESTLIVEPRSSAQLAVRFCPSAIGERNHEAKITFACPQLQEWCVLLSGRGLQPEREKPLSISAMIGSSASIAVPFTNPTDLPAELSVKLTDEELRGAPSRDPVTGQEVFSIPLSRTEAIQVGERGTVDVPVVFAPHSAELQRACLCITMKPTSSLGKNFNAEEAVRSDEELSNICWTHPLCGIPKQAPVEMCSLGEVRCEVGCQLEKTADVLLAGCAPGNPDQNGQEAALVKMEDFQCQVRSDSKEERSEVEDCLSASVVSAKRDPENGAVALALNLVYTPLSACSCLGILSVESTSGQTWTFPITLIATEPQVDDVIVTETTNLGSTSAVGFRLTSTTRKTEPFTATFLPGSSSNFTVTPVSGMLPPVGCTGALITVSFTPTASSERHTARLAIQAADMRWIYEVRGKTSSPLCDTSAKGSSSTLGPSEERRRRNFVVRNLQLPSLANSSPLNVPR; the protein is encoded by the exons GCCTGTTCCAAGTGCAGTACACTGGAGACTCCTCTCTCCGCATTTCGCCTTCCACTGGAATCATAGCGGCGGGCGCCACCCAGTGGCTGAAAGCGGAACTGCGCACGGATAGACCCCGGCAGATTGAAGAAAAGGCTCT GGTGAAGCTCCAGAATCGCTCTGCTGTCGTTCTCAGTATCAGGGCTGAGCTGGTGGACCAGCAGCTTGAGTTGTTTGACCTGCAG gggaatcctctctcctgtctgtggtttggaCCTGTCTATTTTGGGACATCCTGTGTAGAGAGTGTGGTTCTGAGAAACAATTCACCCCAAGCATGTGACTGGGTCTGCCAGCTCCAGGATTCTGTGGCCGGTACTGAGGTG GGATCAAACCTCCAGAAGACCACAGACGCCGCCCTgctggagagaggggagaaatgCAACCGGGCACCTTGCGACGTGTCCCaggtctttgtgtgtgttcctaAATACGGTCGACTGGGTCCATATGAGGAAATGACTGTAAAACTACGCTTCAGTCCCGTCTGCAAGAG CGCGATGACTCGTCAGGACTACTGccttttcctgctgtttcagaCTGTGCGGAGGAAACACGGCTTCACAAACCATAATG CCGACAGCAGCGTGGAGCTGGCGGTGACAGGCTCTGGCTTCTCCGTGTCCTTGGTGCCCAGTCCCTCTGACAGATTTGATTTCCTCCGCTGCGCGAAAGGCCAACGTGTGGATCTTCACTGCGCGCTCCAGAACCTCTGCCCTCAACTTCCCGTCGCCTTCCGCTTCCGCAAAATAGCACACTTCACCGCTGAGCCCTCGGCAGGCTCCATCGCTCCTGGCCAACGCCAG GATGtagttttgtctttcagtgcACGACAGCAAGGGAGCTTCCAGGTGTGTCAGAAGCTAGATGTCTTAGGCCACGTCGTTTGTCAGAGTAATGACAACGCTACAGAGGACGGGACTGAACTGAAGATCTGCAGCTTCCACGCCATCACTCTGCACTTATCTGCCGTCTGCTGCAGTGAGACGACGCAGCCCGTCCCTAAGCTAAATCACG ggACCAACGCTCCCGGGTCATGGCCTCACGTCAGGTGCAGCGACCTGGCTCGCTGTCGCGAAGTAGCGCCCGCTGCCGTCCTCAGCGCCGACAAAACCCGGCTCCACAGACACCGCGGGGAGAGGAGCCGGGACGCGGAGGAGGACGGGTTCCTGGCCTTTCCCAACGACCGGCCGTGCAGCATCAGGCCCGCCTCCTCGCACGGGCAATACAG GACCATCTTCACTGGTGTACCCCGCTATCGCTACGTGGACACCAGCTACGCTTTCACTGCGGATGAGGAAGAGCAGAGACAGCGGCACCGGCAGAATTACGCAGACTTCATCCGACAGCTCAGACAAGCACGCGTCCAGAAGATCGAGGAGAG ACGGCAAGGAGATGTGGAGGACGACGTGGACATTGGAATCATTCCCTCCCAAGGGCTTGTTCCTCCGACTCTCGGCATCAGTGACCTGGAGAGGCCTAAGATCTCTGAGACCAAGCCCAACTACAAACATGGTTCCCCAGAAACCAAACGGAGATGTCTTCAAGACAAGATTTCCGGCCAATCAAAAGTTGGTAGCCAG CAGGTTTCAAAGGTAATGCGTGCAGTTCCCTGCACCAGCCAGGAGATGGCAGACTGTTACAGGAATCTGACAGCTATGGAGCTCTACCAGGTTGACATAG GCCCCTTGTTAGTGGACTTTGGTGCTGTGTGCGTGAACTCAGTGTGTGTTCAGAAGCTGGTCCTGGCCAACCGCCTGTCAGCGCACGTGTGggtgcaggtggaggtggactgcccCGAGCTGCAGGGCTCCTCGCCCCTCTCCCACGTCCTGCCACCCCGCTCTCACACCACCTTACCCCTGACATTTCAAACCAACAAGCTGGGCCCCTTCTACAG gCCCGTATCCTACTCTATAAACCGGAAACACCCCGGTCAGATTCTGGTCCGGGCCCAGGTCGTCCCGTTGGCGCTGGAACTTTCCACCAACCTGCTGGTTCTCCGCCCAGACCCCAACCTGCTGGCTGCGTCGGGATACAGGAGCTCGGTTACCCTCAGAAACCCCTGTAACCACGCTGCTGAATTCACATGGCGACCAGTTGTCACAGAGAGAGGCATCCTGTTCTCCGTTAGGCCAGCAACAG GTGTAGTGGAGCCGTACTCGGAGTTGGACTGTGAGGTGGTGTGGCATCCTTCGTTCTCCTCCCCTTCAGAAGGAGACTTTGACCTGTGCGTCCAAGATGGCAACTCGGAACGTCTGCACTGCGTCGCCGAG GTTGGAGCCACCAGTGTCCAGCTGGCAGAGAAACACATCGTGTTTGAATCAGTGCCTCTAAACATGCCTTCTACCAGGACTGCAGTCCTACACAACACCGGACGGAACCATGCCTACTACCAG GTTCTGGACGTGTGCCCTCTGCCAGGCATGGTGGTGAGTCCCTGCGAGGGCGTGGTGCCAAGCAGGGGCCAGGCCACGCTCAAGATCCACTTCAACCCAGACTGTGTCATGAAGTTTGACGCCAGAGTCGAG ATCGCTCTGAGGAACATGAAGTCCGCTGAGCTCAGAGTGGGTGGATCAGTGGAGCCTCCAAATGTGGACATCAGCGTG tcccattttcagttttatgggGTCCACGCTGGATCACGGCGACTGATACCATTCGCTCTGACCAACCACTCGTCGGCGGCAGCTCGCGTCGCCTTGGACCTGTCAGAGCATAAAAACTTCTCCGTCCGGCTCCCTCGGCCCTCGGAGA AGAGGGAGTCGGGCTGGAGCGTCGTGGACATTCAGGCCCACCAGACGGCCGACTGCTCACTTAGCTTCTCCCCCAGCCAG ATGGCCACCTATTACTTCGACCTGCCGATGATGGTCAATGGAGTGAGATGGCCCGCTTCTTCCCTGCATCCTTTCCCCACCCaatcctccttgtcctcctcgtcctcctcctccttacgGACATCTAGCAGCAGGAGGCACGTGGTCAAAACGTTTTCTCACCCCTCCTCGAGCACACAGCAGGCGCCGTGCGTTCAGGCCACAG TGCTCTGCGCCCCGTTGGAAATGTCCCCCTCGAGCTTAGAGTTCCACGTGGAGCCACAGTTTGAGAACTACACCAAG GAAGTCGAGCTGAAAGCGGCGGGCGAAGAGAGCGCGTGCTGGCGCGGTGCCACCGGGGGGCGCGTGGACTGGTGGTTCGGCTGCAacggcggaggagaggaggagctgtGCACAGCGTCTCCACCGGGCGGCAGCCTGGGGCCCGGCCAGTCCGTCTCCGTGGTGATCAGCATCAGGACCGAGGCTGTCAGAAAAG GGTGTGACAGAGTGACCAAACTGTCCCTCCCTCTTTACCTGGGACGCAAGGGAGAGGAGGcgacaggagaggaggagacaccCCAGCCCTACAGAGAGCTGTCGGTCATCGTTACCGACTGGCATCCCAGTATCACCTTCCACCCGCCTCAGATCCTTCTAACCCCAGCACCCCTGGACAGAGATTCAGCCGCGACACTCACTCTGCTGGCGGCTGGATACCCAAG CGGGACGAGGCTATCAGCTGAAGTGGACGACGTGGAAGCGGAGGACGGGACGAGGGTACGTCCCGTCTCTGTCGCCTTTCCTGCGGGCGACACCGTCGCCGCTCGGGACGCCGACCAG GCAGCCCACGGCAGCACCCTGCAGTGCAGCGTGTCATTCTGCTCCGCTGTCCCTTTGTCCCTCTGCACGACCATCACCTTCACTGACCACCTGCACAACAG GTTTAAGGTTAAGTTGTGCGCAGTCGCTGACAACTGTGTGCTGACAGCCTGGCCCTACATGGCCCTGCACAACTCCAAGCAACAGATAGTTCTCAAGACGG GGGCCACGGCCGTCGAGGCGACCTTTCAGCTCTATGAGACGCCGAGTCCCGCCTCCGTCCAGACGTCGTCCCCGTCGTCGTTCGATCACAACAGCTCAGCGAGCAAGAACTCGG AATCCCTTTCCGACAGCGACAGCTTGGGCAGACGGGCCAGCGGGGACACAAATAGCTGCGCTTGCAGAGGCACCCCGGCCAATCTCAGTGTCCCGCGATTCCCCGCTGCCGACACGGAGGAAGGTCTGTATCATCTGAATGTTTTACTGGCGGTGGAGAGGTGGTTTAGCCTCTTCGGGTGGCCCGGCGCACCATACCCTATCACTGTACCGCACACGCTCAGAAG GGTTGCGTCGAAaattcaaacaaaccattccaaCGGACGGACTTATCGCGTCAGTCAAAGTAAAGATTCAAG GTCCGTAGTGGACATGCTTCACCACTTGACCGGCAAACAGATTCCCGGTATTCCTCGCTGCCAGACCTTTTCCAGTGACGCAGAGCAGCGCACCAATCAGCTGCTACAACAGCACGAGGCCATGCTTACTTTCCTCAG GGTGCAGGGAGCCTCCCTTTGTCATATCAGACCAGAGTACTTGCTAGATGCACTGGAGTTTAAACACTGGTGCTCCACGCAG TCAAATAAAGAGAGCGCGGAGCACGGGTTGGACTACAGCAACGTCGACTTTGAGTCTCTGAGCAAGCGGTCTTGGACAGACGTGCTCCTGCAAATATACAAG GTGCTGGTGCTGCGTCGGGTGTCAAAGAGCAGCCGCAACACAACTCTGAGCCGCAAAGACGTGGGAGGAATCCTCCCTGTCGGTTCGCAGCCCCTGGCCAGCAACATCTACTCGTCCTGGGAGCTCCAGCTGCTCTCATGGCTCAACATGCACTACCAGAGCATGAGGAAGAGCATATGGGATGCAG GTGAAGCCCCATCAGACCGCTGGATCGTGAACTTTGACTTGGACCTAACAGACGGGGTGGTGCTCGCCGCTCTGCTCGCTGCCCACTGCCCCTACCTG ATCAGGAGCCACTTCAGGAGGATGTACACCAGGGCGAGCAGCCTGGAGCAGATCCTTCACAACAATATCATAGTAGCTCAGGCTCTCACTGTACTCGGTCTCAACATAAATATACAG CCAATAGACCTGTCAGATCCCAATCCAGTCCAGATGTTAATTCTGTGTGTTCACCTGTACGAGAGGCTGCCTCAGTACGTGCCCACGCATACCATTACTCTGTCAGGAGATCTGCACAGCACCTTCAGCAAGCAG GTGCGTCTGAAAAGCTCGTCCTCCAAGCCTGTCAAATACCAGGCCTACCTTCTAGGAGAGGACGCCCATCTCTTCTCGCTTCCTGACGGCAATGTGGTCACCATTCCTCCAAA gtcaagcgCTGAACTGACCGTCCAGTTCGGCTGCTCCTTTCTTCAGCCCATGGAGgccgttcttcttcttgtttccaCTTCAACCTTTGGCCTTTGCCGCACCACTCTCACCTTCGGTCTGAAGACCCACGTCACTCACATCACACCGACG AACACCGTCAAGTGCAAGTCTCCGTGCTACCAAATGAAAGTGATCCGGGTGCCACTAATTAACACTTTCAACGAAGAAGCTACGTTCAG GGTGGTGCTGGTGGAGTCTACGTTTAACCCGCTGGAGCCCGACACTAAAAAGTGCAGCCTCGTTCAACAGGCCTCCTTCAAAGCCAA tGCAGAGAAGACGGCTGAGGAGGCAAGCGGGGAGGAGATGGAAG CAGGCGGTGAAGACAGCGAGTTCCTGAGTTCAGTGAGAAGCGTTTGTCTGAAGTCGGGCCAAGAAGACACTCTGAGCATCAGCTACCTGCCCTTCTCCACAGGCACCAAGTACTGCTCTGTGCTGCTGGTTTGCCCAAAG GTGGGAGACATGGTGTACATAGTGAAGGCCACCAGTGAATTGCCACTTCCTTCTCCTGTGACTGCAAGGCCCAGCTCTAACGTAGTCTCCAAGCCCAGGAATTCTG ACACAGCTGTGTGCGTATCGGTAATAAGCCTACAGTGCGAGGTGGGGCAGGTGTGTGAGGAGGTGCTGCGCGTGCCCCGAATCAATATGATGTGGGAGCAGGCTCTGGCCATCTGGGGTCAGCACTTCATGAGCGCCGACGAACGCAGGAGGCGCGAGCTGACGCACACTTTGCGTAGCAGCACCGTGAGGGCGGCCGCGGCCGCGCGGAAGCTCTCCGGACGACTG ctgTTGCGAGGCATGTCCCAGAGGAAAGCAGTAGAATACACCGTGGAAGCTTCTTTGCCGCAGTACTTCACTCTACCCAGTACTGTCACAATACCTATACAAGAAAACACCAATATCTCATGGGAGAATCCTGCAG AATGTGGCTACGTGGACGTCCCGCTCCGGTTCCAGGCTGACACAGAGGGCGAGCTCAGGTGTCAGGTTGTCTTGAAGTCATGGTGCGATACCAGGGTGTACCTGCTAGAGGCGCTGGTGACTCGAAAG GTCGTGTCCTTCCACTTGGACTTAAGTTCGCCTGCTCGGCGTTCAGTCACGCATCATATACCGCTG CACAATGACACACAGCAGGACTGGAAATTCCAAGCTGAAGTATCAGGTGTAGGATTCTCCGGCCCGGACGTTTTGAACGTACCAGCAGGGACAAAAGCCTACTACCCCCTCACCTTTTGCCCTGCCACACAATGCACTTTCATG GGCAAGCTGTCCTTGCGTAATGACCGCGGCGGCGCGGAGCGCTTGTTTACCCTCCGAGGAGTTGGAGAGCACCCCCTGCCTGAAGACCGTGTGGTGCTGCACTGTCCCGTTGggaagaccacacacacacagctgaatgTCCCCAACTACAGCCATGACAAACTCACTCTTAAG GTGGTGACAGACCTATCCGTCGTGAGCGGCGCGCCTTCCCTGAAGATTGAACCCGGCCGCAGCGCTCCCTTCGCCCTGGCTGTGTCGCCGTGGAAACGAGGAAAACAGACAG GCTCTGTGTCGTTCGTAGAAACGCGCCACATGCAAGGTGGCGACAAGAAGGACAAAG GAGATGCGCTCGGACGCTACGAAGTTCGCTTCTCGCTCGAGATCGTCTGTGAGCCAGCGGCCCCCGTCGAGGTCATACACATACAGTGTGTTACCCAG AGCTCGGTGGCCATAGAGATCCCCGTCAACAACCCGGGGGGAGAGCCGCTGATGCTGGATGTGGACGTGGAAGGAGGCGACATGAGCGGGGGCCGCTCGGTTTCGCTCCCCCCGCGGGGGACCGTCACCTACAAAGCTTCGTTCTCTCCCAGCGGAGTAGGAAAGAGCACAGGCAG CGTGGTGTTCCAGTCGGAGCTGGTGGGGGAGTTCTGGTATCAGCTGGAGCTCTACGCTCTCCCCCCTCCGCTCGTCACGTTACCGCAGGCCTCCTGCCAGCTGGGAAA atggACCAGGCTGAACATCCCCGTAGTCAACCCAACAGCTGAGCCTCTGGAGCTGACTGTGTCCAACACTAACCCCAGAAATTACACGCTGCTGGAGATGGAATCAGAAAGCACC CTCATCGTGGAGCCCCGTTCCTCCGCCCAGCTCGCCGTCCGGTTTTGCCCATCAGCCATCGGAGAGAGGAACCACGAGGCAAAGATCACTTTCGCATGCCCtcag TTGCAGGAATGGTGCGTGTTGTTGAGTGGACGTGGACTTCAACCAGAGCGCGAGAAGCCTCTGAGCATCTCAGCCATGATTGGCTCCAGCGCCTCCATCGCCGTCCCCTTCACCAACCCCACAGACCTCCCGGCCGAGCTAAGCGTCAAACTCACAG ATGAGGAACTGCGTGGCGCCCCCAGCAGAGATCCAGTCACCGGCCAGGAGGTGTTCTCTATCCCGCTGAGCCGCACCGAAG CCATACAGGTCGGTGAAAGGGGAACCGTCGACGTGCCTGTGGTGTTTGCGCCGCACTCTGCGGAGCTACAACGGGCCTGCCTCTGCATCACCATGAAGCCCACGAGCAGCCTCGGCAAAAACTTCAACGCAGAGGAGGCCGTGAG GTCAGACGAGGAACTCTCCAACATCTGTTGGACTCACCCCCTCTGTGGGATTCCTAAGCAGGCTCCTGTCGAGATGTGCTCACTTGGCGAGGTCCGCTGCGAAGTGGGCTGCCAGCTGGAAAAGACGGCGGATGTGTTACTCGCAGGATGTGCACCGGGGAATCCTGACCAGAATGGACAGGAAG CTGCCCTGGTAAAGATGGAAGACTTCCAGTGCCAGGTGCGTTCTGACAGCAAAGAGGAGCGCTCAGAGGTGGAGGACTGCCTTTCTGCGTCAGTCGTGTCAGCAAAGAGGGATCCTGAGAACGGAGCCGTAGCGCTCGCCCTTAATCTGGTCTACACCCCCCTCAGCGCCTGCAG CTGCTTAGGGATCCTGTCGGTGGAGTCCACGTCGGGCCAGACATGGACGTTTCCCATCACTCTCATTGCAACAGAACCTCAGGTGGATGATGTCATCGTCACGGAAACCACTAATCTGGGAAGCACTTCAGCAGTGGGCTTCCGTCTCACCAGCACCACTAG GAAAACCGAGCCATTCACAGCGACGTTCCTgccaggcagcagcagcaacttcacagtgactccGGTCTCAGGGATGTTACCGCCTGTTGGTTGTACTGGAGCTCTCATCACTGTGTCCTTCACACCCACCGCAAGCTCCGAGAGACACACAGCAAGACTTGCCATCCAG GCTGCAGACATGCGCTGGATTTATGAGGTGAGAGGGAAAACCTCCTCACCCCTCTGTGACACATCCGCCAAGGGCAGCTCTTCTACGCTCGGCCCATCCGAAGAACGGCGGCGACGGAACTTTGTGGTTCGGAATCTTCAGCTTCCCTCCTTGGCTAATTCTTCCCCTCTCAATGTGCCCAGATAA